The DNA window TATGTTTAAATGGGGTACGCGTGAAATTACTATGGAAATTACTATATGGCTCTTGTTTTGCACTTTGATAAAAATCCATGAGGAAATAAGTCTAGTACTTTGGTAGATATTTTGTAGATCTTATCTTCTTTTCCATACTACTTTCATTCACAACAACCTAGGGCAAGAGAAAAGTGAGAGGAAAAACTaagttcaagaagaaattcaagattTTCCAAGcatctttcttcatcttctttgagtTTGATGCTAGCAAATCTTGTCATGTTCCTTGTTGTTGAAGATTCCATGGTTATGGAGAGCTAAACCTCTTTTTGTGTctagattagaggtagttagtttgtaattATGTACTTCTTTTAATCTtttgtgtatgaacttggttgatgattaatatatggtgaatatcttgttattcgtgttttatttgttattttgaatCACTATTGAGAGATGTATTTTAAACCttgacctaaaagatattcatctatcaataaacaaactctagagatagatttgtgagttgataatcacttgtatcaagcttttaagattatcatgttgatttttGGCATGAGAGTTCATCTAATagttaatatgataatattcacgatattgctttagaggtAAACGATATCGAGatgatacgtgattgtattaatcattaataagtTCATATGCATGGTTAATCGAGTATATATGAAGCAAGCTAATGAAAACTAATCTTGGCAcagttttctcaaatcatttttaaactctaatttgctatctttgtttactttttatgCAATTCATATGTCATGTCACCAAACTCTTCAACTATTTCTTCCAACacttttctttctatctctctaatattttctctctcttcttcttcaatttttttttaataccacTAATTTTAATACACTTATTTTtggtgaagaagagaaaagagaaaaggaagGAATTGATCTATGGTTGTGTAAGGTCTAATGAAAATTTTACTTTTTGTAATTGTACATTTCTTTGTATTAACAGATACTTCTCTTATATTTTGCAGGTCCCACACACTTCATGTAAAATAATCTATTTCTTTAATGTAAAAGAGATGTATTTATACAaaacttaaaatttaatataaactaataaaataaagtaaaatttataagaaaaataaacatttcacataagtatttttttatttgataattgtaaagatatttaatatattggATGTAAATTTCACTttcgaattttttatttttcatacttATGTTATGTgatgtgaaaaaaaaaaagttcttTTGAGAAATGTATTAACTAAAATGATATTTCATTTTAAAGtcgtttcaaaaaaatttaaacttagaAGAGTTATTCTACACAGGTTTTAATGATATGTTGGACCACAACCAATGTGAACTGATCCAGCTAAGTGTCTACCAATTAttttatctatctatctatatatatatatatatatatatatatatatatatatatatatatatatatatatatatatatatatatatatatatatatatatatatatatatatatatatatatatatatatatatatatatatatatatatatatatatatatatatatatatatctatatatatatatatatatatatatatatatatatatatatatatatatatatatatatatatatatatatatatatatagaggagggatcaaattacacccgaagagttacaccacgagttacactcgttcaataactacatctcgaattaatattttttaaattcaaccgttggattgaaacataatatcatatagatcatacctataaagtttgagcttaatctataatgatttactatgccattgaattacatcaaaattaacgttatatgaaagctcattttgacgttaatctttggatatcttgatgttatagtaaatcattatagattaagctcaaactttataggtatgatctatatgatattacgtttcaatccaacggttgaatttaaaaaatattaattcgagatgtagttattgaacgagtgtaactcgtggtgtaactcttcgggtgtaatttgatccctcctcatatatatatatatatatatatatattgaatttcCTAACCCAGATCTTCAACAATCATGTCTTCCTCATCTTTTACTTTGAGGCCAATTTCTTCCATTTCTATAAAACCTTATAACCCAAAATCATCACTACTAAACACTTCATCCAAATCATCTCTTTCACTCACAACAACAACATTCAACCTAAACAAGTCTTTCATTTGCAAAAGCCAAGCTCAACCTTTGTCTGAAACAAAACAAACCCAAGCTGAACCATCTCAAACAGGTTCATCCCTTTTCTTTGTTATAGATCTATGGAATTTTCTTGTTAATTTCTATATTaacctttttgatatttttgtttgaatttgtaGTAAAAGTTCAAGAACTTTGTGTTTATGAGATAAATGAAAGAGATCGTGGAAGCCCTGCTTATCTTCCGTTTAGTAAAAAAGATGTCAATTCACTTGGTGACTTAGTTCCCTTTAGCAACAAGGTAATTTATTATCTGTGTCAGTGTCGTGTCTGATGTTCGTGTCTGTGTCTCTGTGGTTTATAGATTACTACTATTTTGATCATTTTGTGTTGTGGAACTTGTAGTTGTACTCAGGATGTTTACAAAAGCGCGTTGGAATAACAGCTGGAAtctgtattttgattcaaaacaaaCCTGAAAAAAAAGGGGACATGTATGAAGCAATATTCAGTTTTCATTTTGGAGATTATGGTCATATTTCTGTGCAAGGCTCTTATTTAACTTATGAGAATAGTTACATGGCTGTGACTGGTGGAACTGGAATATTTGAAGGTGTGTTTGGTCAAGTCAAAGTGAATCAAATTGTGTTTCCATTTAAGCTGTTTTACACCTTTTATCTTAAAGGCATTAAGGATTTGCCTCTTGAGCTTGTTGCTAAGCATGTTGAGCCTAGTCCAAGTGTTGAGCCTAGTCCAGCTGCTAAAGCCTGTGAGCCTCATGCTGTTATTGCTGGTTTCACCAACTAGTTAAAGATAGATTGATGACTTTTGTATCCTCAAAATGAGTTTCAACGTACACattcaatttttgtgtgttttgtttattGAGTTGTTTTGGAATTTCACTTCATTCaactacaaaataaaataaataaacttccATATAAATGTGGTTTGgcattttatatgttttttttatcgtGTGCCAATGTGATATCTATTGAAAGAATGAAAGAGGCATGTAAGCATTCAAGCTTGTTGAGTTGGTCAATGCTTATTTTGGCTCCTAACAAAATTTCCATTTCTAGTAACTAAATTCAAAATTTAGTCAAAAACTTGCTATTTTAGTAAAGTTGTCAGTTACAAGTTACAAGTTTGTTGAACTAGTTTTAAATCTTGCTATATATTGTGGATCTTTTGATTATAATTGCTTCAAGCTCAATAATAGAATTTTTAGTAAAGTTGTCGGTTACAAGGTTGTTGAGTTAGTTTTAAAACTTATAGTAGGAGCTATatattgttgacttttttattataACTGCTCAATGTTGACCTGTTGATTTAAttttcatctttatttttatgaaattttcaatGTTCTAACATGGTATTATATGCATGCTCGATCTACATGTGATATTCAACTTCTCTTTTGATTCTTCCTCCATCAATGCCTCCTCGTGTAGTTCTTGTTGATCCATGGATGGATCAAAGCAATCTCTACTATGTTTATATGAGCGATGGATATTCTTTTGTCAAAGTTACTTTGGTTCTTAATGGCTTTAATTATCATTCATGGGCCCAATTTATACGCAGTGCTCTTGGTGGCAAGATGAAGCTTGAATTCGTTGATGGGTCTATATTAGTTCTAGTAGATTCTTTTGATCATTTGATTCGTGTTTGGAACAAATGCAACATGTTGACTCATTCTTGAATTGTTAATTTAGTTTCAGAATCAATTGCACAGTACATTGTATTTATGGAGAATACAATTGATGTTGAGAACGATTTGAAATAGAGGTTTTCTCAAGGTGATCTTATTTGCGTTTCAAAATTATAACAAGAAATCGACATTCTTAAACATGATACTAAGTCTATCATTGAATTATACTTTGATTTGAAACTTCTTTGGGAAGATCGGAAACTTACATGCCAATCTTTAATTGTTCTTGTCGTGTTTGTTGTTCATGTGAAGTTATGAGGCAAGCAAGGAACAACCACACTTCATTGTATGTTGTCAGGTTTCATACCGGTTTGAATGAGAATTTTTCTGTGGTCAAATCTCAGATTTTGCTCATAAATCATTTGCCAACTATGAACAAGATTTTCTCAATGGTTCTTCTACTTGAAAGTAAAagaaattttactttttttaatgaTTCACGAGCTTTGATCAATGTCGTGGGATTCAAGAAATCCAATTAAAAGCTAAGAAATTTCAATTTCCAACGTAaaattttaaaatccaaaattTGCACTCATTGTGGTACGATTAACCATACAAGATACATGGATTTTCAGCATATTTTGATAAAATATCAATTACCAAAAATGTAGCgacaaatgatgatgatgatttcaaTTGCCAATTAAAAAGAGTGGTTTTCTCCAATTACTCAAGACTAATATGAGAAGGTGGTGAATCCTTTTCAAAAAATTTCTTAGTCAAACTTCGATACCTGCAACTTCAAATCAAGTTGACTCTTTCTCATTGACATGTTAAAAAGAAGAAACGACTAAAGTaacatataaaaaaaactatttaaatttattttttatttaaaacattttTGTTCAAAATTTGTATAGACAAAAATATGTAACACTACTTTTTTAAGAGGCTGATTCGATTTTTGAAGAGATGGCCATATATTTTGAAAATGAAGAAATCACTTTAAAAGTTGTGGAACATGGAAATAGCAAAAACATAAACATGAACAATGTTTATTAGTGATGTATAAaatagttaatttttttataagccAGATGCATGCAAAATAGATATAATAATTATTCTAATTTAGAAACAATAGTTATGTTGTTACAAAAAAACTTAATGATTTGAATGCAaactttgcaaattaattttagcGGTGCATTACAATTTTGGGAATTAATGATGTTTTTAGTTGGTAAAATCCATTGTTATATTTAAAAGAAGGGAAAATACCTTTTTTCGTCCCTTTGCGTCGGGGTCCAttatggtcccttaacttttaaaaagttcGAATCAATCCCTTAAGTCTTAAAAACGGAGCACGTTAATCCTTTCCGTTAGAGCTGTTAGTTAAAGTCAAAATTAAGATCCAGTTGGCATACATGTGGTGCTGATATGGATAAAacattatatttttttcaaaataacaacCACAAAATTTACTCAAACTCAGAAATTGAACAAACCCAGAAATTACTCAATGGTAACAACTTCTACTCAAACCCAAAATCTGAATAAAccaagaaacaacaaaaaaaattgaacaaacctagaaacaacaacaaaaattactaaaACCCAGAAATTACTCTATTGTAACAACTTTTACTCTCTCAATCTTTGATTTCCATCTTCGATCTCCAACCAAGGTGTGTTATTAAATTTTGATGATAGGGTTCACGATATTTGCATTTGGTTTGCATTTGGTTCACAATCTTCGGTAAAGAAATCAAAACGCAAGATTACTGATATCGATGTTGATGATGAACAGGTACACCAATTGATGAATGAAAATAAACACTGAAAAACGGCTTCCTTGTTCAATGTCTTCTTCTTCCAATGGTTGTCGCCCTCATCACCACTGCCCACACTGCCCCCTCCGCCGTCATTGCCACCACTGCCCCCTCCACAACAACAACCCTTCTCACTTCTCCTTCCACACTTTCACTTCTCCTCCTTTTCAATCCCAAAACCTCCATCTTGCTCAGTAAGTTCCTTTCattcttctcttttctctctctcctTTTTCTTATCACAATAGCATACTGAAAGTGATTATGTTGAGGAACTTATGCAACTATGTATCTAGAAAACGAGTTGGGGAATTTCTCCGTGCCATTCGTGAAGACGAGAGAGGTGAGAGGTGTTGTTGAAGTTGTTTTGTGTGGTTAGGGTTTTCAATTTTATAACTTCGATCCGGACGATTGAGGAAGCTTTTGGACTTTCTAAGGTCAGATTCGGATTCAGAGCTTAAAACTATGAGGGGTTATGTTTAGGTTTTATAAAAGATCAAATCTGGAAACAAAAAAAGAGACTACACGGGGAAGAAGAAGGTGTTGAAGATAAAATGCCAAATCAGATGCCACATGTGCCACATCTGCAGACCCAGACGTCCGTTTGCAGTAAATAGACGGAAAGGACCTACATGCTCCGTTTTTTAAATTTAAGGGAttgatttgaactttttaaaagttaagggaccataaTGGACCCTGAGGCAAAGTTAGGGGgcgaaaaagggtatttttctttaaaagaaagggtgtagaaaaaaatcaaattataaaataaataaaatttaatgttttaatttaattaattattgaacgTTAGAAATcatgttaaataaaaaatagtaacaatTTTTATATTCTATGCTGTATAATTTATCTGTATCGGCGCATGAATTTTTAACTAATTTGTTGTTACACGAGGTGGGGtttctttatttgtttttgttggcCGGCACTGTGCATGGGGCATGATGCATTATTTTAGAAGCGACATTAAATTGGtcgaaataaataattttattttaataattacgggtaggttaaattaaataaaatatattataaatattaccgATAATGATTTACTCAATCCAATCAAATCACTCAACCAAATcacataaaagataaaatatttataacaatAAGATTTAAAAGAAGTCATACAATAGAAAAAAAATGAGTATTTTGACAAATTTGTCACTTGATACTCTTTTATGCATTCTTCTATTTATATTTTTGCTATATAAAGaaagtttttttataatattttattattattttttattatttaattaatgatttctttattttttaattattattttgattcatattaataataattgattGATTCACATGAGCCTTGAAAACAAACAAAAGTTGTTAAAATGCATTTTTGTTTCTCGATGCATAAAGAATCATTTGGAGAAGACCGAACAACCAAACTGACTCACTTGCCAAAGCCAACAAAACCTTTTCACATCTCACAATCTCTTCACTCACTAAACCGTAAAGGTGCATAAAAGGTATAATTGATTCCTCACTACGAGAGGAATGTGGAGGTGATCGGTGGTATTTGATTCTCCGAGGCACAAACGATTTGCGGCGGCGAATTGATGATGGGACTGGGCTTGGGATCTCTGACcatgttttgttctttttttctCTTACCGAGGGAGTGTATAGGTGGTTGAGTAAGAAGTGCAATTGAAGTTGGTACCATAGATCTCATTTGTGTTGACTCTATCTCAGCTCTCATTCCCTACATCGCTGATAATTTTGGTGCTCTGTCATAAGGATCTAAATCCTCCTTCATTTTTTGGCCTCAATTGACGTTTATTTCGATTttgaatcttttttattttatagaaaTGGATTTCAGAAACCTTCCATGAATCTACAAATGCATACATGTGATTGATCCAGGAGAAATATTGGAAAGGAAATCTACCATGTATCCACTGCTATTGCTTAGAAGGGTAACTAAAAGTATGAATCTATAAAAAAGGTGAGTTTATTCTGGTGGagtttcattttttttccttctATTATGGTTAGAATATAGTTGATTCTAACAGATTAGCAATATGGGAAGGTGCTTCCTTTGAAAAATCGGCTCAAATTCCTGTAATAATATTTGTTGCACAATTTTAACCAGAGAAGGTTTCCATACTCTTATCATATGCTTTAATATTAACCATTCAAAGTGTGCaatactaaaatttattttagagTTGTGTGTTACCTATTGTGGTTTGatattagactttgtttgtttgatgtcTGTTTCATTTCAAGGAATTATCTTCTCCTCAAAGTTTGGTCTAATTTGGTTTACATTGATGATTTTGTTATAGCAACAAAAGAAATTGCTTTAGCCAATGCTCTTATGGATGTATCTACTAGGATTAAAAAAGACGAGGTTGAGCTTTGTTTATGATGTCtcaaggtatatatatatatatatatatatatatatatatatatatatatatatatatatatatatatatatatatatatgttgtaaaTATAATCTTATATGTAATTATTAGTATTTATTGTATATTGAAAATTGAATAACTAAAGGAAGTATCAAGAATATAAGTTTCTAATCAAAgaatgacaaaaattgaagggaATATTGATATTTCAAGAAGGTTTGCTCTTGAGAATGCAAGATAATCATATGAAAGATTAGCACATGATTTTTTGGGTTAGTGAATAAATTTTCTGCATCAGGTTTGTCAAATCATAAATAGGCTCATCTTCTTTACGCAATTTAGCGTTAGGGTTATGTACTATCATTGTTTATGAAATGGATTGTTAAATTTGTTTGTTAACATGTCATCTTCAACAATACACGGATTTAAAGTTTGATAATTGTATACTTTTAAATCATAGATTCAAAGCTGAAAAATGGGATTGAGCATCAGGAGCTTGTGAGTAAGATATGCAAACTAAGATATTTACTAAATGAGTTTTAATGCTGATTGTTGTTCATTTGGATGGCTCACGTGATATTTACTAAGTGAGATTTAGTTATGGTTGCATTCAAACACTTTCTTGAGCAATGTGTGACTAATGGGTATTAGATACTTGCTTTTTCTGTCTTTTATTCTCTTGTGTGATAATAATTTTGCATAGTCTTAAGTTTAATCCTTGAAGTGGAGCTGGTGTTGTCATATGTCGAACATTGGACATGTCTTCAGTTTGAATTTTATGTACTATTCTCATTGTTTTGGAACACCAATGGCTACAACTTCTCATATAGGTGTTAAGTGGGTTATGTTCCAGCAAGCAAATTCACCTAATTCAATGTTATGTTTCCTCCTTTTAGTTATCCAAAAAGTTTTATGCAGTTTATGTTTTAATGGGTTATATTTCTTTATTGTAAACGGTGAAATAATAGGTCGATATGTTCTCATCACGTGGTTTTGTTTTACAAGATAGTTTATCTTCATGATAGAGCTGTCTTGATTTCGAAATTCGACCAAGTTGGAACCATTACTGTTGTGGAGATTGATGGCGAGGGTTCTATTTTGAGTAGCTTAACCACATTGTCTCCACATGGAACCAGGGATTATGAACATACCTTGACAGGGTAATGACAAAGCAGAGGAAGTTTTGAAGTATCACCAGTTTGTAGATAATAAAATTCATTGTGAAGACAAGTTTTAACACTTCATATAAATGTTCAActaaagttataaaattaaattcaatTCCATAGTTCATATAATTTGAAACTAATATTCTACATTAGAAATGGttttcataaattaaaagttaatTCTTATTGGAATTTGAAGGTTCACCCAATCTCCATCTCTCGGTTTCGAAACTCCCGTGACCGTAACCGTGACGAATTGGTCATCTGATAAGCTAGAAATTTTGCTCATATTGAGTTTAACATAAGAATTGAAAATAGAACAATCTTTCAAAATTCTTCTatttatcaataaaaaatttgataCAACAGGGAAGTTTTGGTGCAAGGTTTTAGTGTGTAACCACAAGGTCTAAAGTTGAGGACATTAAAGGAGTAAGAAAGATAATGAGTAAAATGGATACATGTTTGAGAATCCAATTTGAGGAGTCcatggatgaagaagatgaatgagaaagaaaataagaaagagtGAATGTGTAAGTTAGGCCAAAGCTTTTTATGTGATTGGTTTATATCATCAATCAAAATTCTTTCACATGAAATAGTAATGATAACTCTTAAGATATCTtagaaaaaaataatgattattcTTAGGATATGGTATGGCAAAGTGAGACGTGTGTATATAATTAAGAGGATATTTTTTGataaagttatttaaaatatattgtgaaattgatatagaaataaaaaagaaaacaatactAGTAACTAATATATTAACCAGATATTTTTACtgcctatttttaattaattatatatttaataatttttaggcaaaatatcctttttgtCCCTTAGGTTAACTTCAGGGTTCATTTTGgttccttaacttcaaaaagtgttatATTGGTcttttaactcttcaaaaggtgtcattttagtccattttgtcacattagcgaccgaaaaactcaaaaatcggtcgctaaatcagtcgctaatatgactaaaaggactaaaatgacaccttttgaagagttaagggactgatatgacactttttgaagttaagggaccaaaatgaaccccaagGTTAACCTAAGGGACCAAAAAAGATATTTTgcctaatttttattatttttaattatttagtttttatgTTTACAATCTGCTATATTTTAGTATATACCCTATGTTATATTGGTTTATTTtgtattctttttaaaaaattataatatattaactgttaatttaaatatcattatttattatttatttaaatataatcaataatattgaatttcaaatttttgttattattattttgttatactcccccgttttttattataagtcgttttggaaaaaaaaattatatttaaatataagtcgctttacaattccaatgaatagttaatgctacttttcctattatatccttaaatatttattattctctctcctttcaattatataaatttatcttccacatgtcattaatgaaggataattttgtaaaaaccttcataatttctcattttcatacaacaattattatttttcttaatctgtgtgaaaagtctaaaacgacttataataaaaaacggagggagtaccataaaatcattattaaaatattataatttttattatattttatgatatttttcgTTTAATATCATTCTCTATTTATAATCCTAATTGCATTAATCTTTCATACGATTACTAAGATTTTAATGTCATTCCCTATTTAATCGAGTTAATTGTATTAATCTCTCACACAATTATTAAGATTCatgtttccaaaaaaaattattaataatttttgacaaaataataaaaataaatggagaaaatttattaaaattccctatttataaaataataattaatattgtattaaagtctaaaattatatgcaaatatataatatatcattctatatattaattttttttgttatatcaaaATAATCCGGTGATTGTttaaattagaaataaataaaaaattaaaataagtggaGAATTATAGAGACGGACTATTTGAATAGAAttgtttttgtttataaataaaatataatgaacttttaataaataaattacctAATAATTAATATCTAATAAAATCatcaattgattagaatataatagATTATACATAGAATTTTATTTAACTAAAGACACTATCAAATTAAATTGatctcttatttatttattttaatcataattaaatattattaaaatattcaacATCAAATATCATATCTacagaataataataattaaaaataaaataacaaatatataaagaaaattaataatttaattacatattaaatcattgtaaatatttaaatttttaatttctataatttctttgatttgattctaatctttatcattttatcacaaaaatctataaatttataagttttccaaattaaaattgatttcatATAGATTGTTTCTCAGAAATGAATGTCATCTTTAAAATGGGATCTTATTTATTTCATATCGAGGaactttaaaaaagattttcgtcttaatttcttaattgatattatatatttaaagactaaataatttttttggtaatttataaaaaaaaattaacaaattttattctttttaaattagtatcataatttaaaaattaaattttttttatagttaaataaattaaaattttaaattataaagatatttttataaacaaaatatagtttactattgataaaaaaaatttatgtgtAATTAATAACAAAGACATAGTATAATGTTAATATAACTTTATTTGTAGATCAtaagtaattataaatttttttttaacataagaATTTTTATCGTGGTACCTCGCACGGGTAGATATTCtagtaaataataaaacacataacACACACTATCTAACAAACCTGTACATAGATAAaactaaataacaaaaaaaataaaaaatattggctTAGTTGTAACTTTGGTCCttatattttgtctttttctcgattttagtcccccatttttaaaaccacgattttggtcctcCTTTTGAGTTTTCTATTGAAAAAAAGACAAGAATAGAGACTAATTTTGCATAAAAAAGTAAAATAGGGGGAcaaaaattgcacagaaaacttaaaaagagactaaaatagtgatttttaaaataaaaagatcaaagtcaagaaaaagacaaaataggaggactaaaattgcaattaagccaaaaataTTATAAGAGTCTTTACAATCTTAAGTAATGACGAATGCCAAGACAAATCGATTTGCGTACAACAACTTCTTATGAGATCTCACAGCAAGTATAAAAATTCTTTTAAGTTAAACAAATTTTAATCGCAACAAACCATAACTAGGACATATTGAGTCTTAACAAGGTGAAGACAAACAGTGCCGGCCCTACCAATCTCGAGATCTAATGCAGaattttaagttaaatattttaatataaggaaaatatttttattttaaatttatttatttttttatgttttttaatgtaaaatcattaaattattctattaaatttttttcaacGGGTATATAAAATTAACACATCTAAACAAACTTCTcatcatttttaaaaaagttataatTGAAAACTATtatcaaagtttttttttaaaaaaaccttaAATTTCAAGTATTCTTTTATGCAAGAGAATTTAAAGTTCAAGGAACGCTACTGCACAAGGTTCGAAATATTTAACGATTAAGTCGTGGTTAAAAAGAgcctaaaaaatattaattaaggttaaataataataaaataggaCCTTTATTTATTTTCCAGAGTAAACCATTATAAATTTACACACAACTTTCAAAATCTTAAAACGACCTTGATTTTTAAATTAACCATGCAATACAAATTCTAAAGAGTTGTTATTATGATAGATTCTTAATAGATgttgttatttaaataaaaagtaattttgtttttttttaataaaaacatcaattaaATTGAtccatataaatataaaaaaaattaggccCTAGACGGTAGCTTTGGTGGCCTACCCCCTAGGACCGGCCCGGAAGACAAGgccataaaacaaaacaaaatcatcatTATTGTGATGGCGTCAACCTAAACACTGTGAAAACTACGTATCTcaacaaatatgaaaataatcAGAGATCAGGGTAGAGATGTCAATTGGACTTATCTCTAATGAGTACTCGCAAAAATTATTCACAATTGGTTGGATAAAAACTTGCAAAATTAGTACAGGCATAATCATGAACAATTAACCACTAAAATAAGTGAGTATGACCATGAATGCAAG is part of the Vicia villosa cultivar HV-30 ecotype Madison, WI linkage group LG2, Vvil1.0, whole genome shotgun sequence genome and encodes:
- the LOC131647383 gene encoding allene oxide cyclase, chloroplastic-like: MSSSSFTLRPISSISIKPYNPKSSLLNTSSKSSLSLTTTTFNLNKSFICKSQAQPLSETKQTQAEPSQTVKVQELCVYEINERDRGSPAYLPFSKKDVNSLGDLVPFSNKLYSGCLQKRVGITAGICILIQNKPEKKGDMYEAIFSFHFGDYGHISVQGSYLTYENSYMAVTGGTGIFEGVFGQVKVNQIVFPFKLFYTFYLKGIKDLPLELVAKHVEPSPSVEPSPAAKACEPHAVIAGFTN